A window of Dethiosulfovibrio peptidovorans contains these coding sequences:
- the mtnA gene encoding S-methyl-5-thioribose-1-phosphate isomerase, with protein sequence MVPETMIWCSGELSILDQRRLPWNVSRILCRSCQDVAEAIRSMAVRGAPAIGVAAAYGMALAAMAGEDLFRARDRLMATRPTAVNLRWVLDRMDALVRSGVSSDRMLQEAVAIHEEDRRVNRSIGAHGESLISDGATVITHCNAGAIATAGWGTALGVLRSCAEAGKNITIYADETRPRFQGGLTAWELMEDGFDVTVITDGMAAWLMRTREIHAVIVGADRIAANGDTANKIGTYSLSLVAKAHEVPFYVAAPLSTMDLSLPSGETIPIEERSGEEIRRPWGHSMLPSSVSVWNPGFDVTPAGNITAIVTEAGVLRPPYEDSIATCITGNV encoded by the coding sequence ATGGTTCCTGAGACGATGATATGGTGTTCCGGTGAGCTGTCCATTCTCGATCAGCGCCGGCTCCCTTGGAATGTGTCCCGGATCCTCTGTCGTTCCTGCCAGGATGTGGCCGAGGCGATTCGGTCCATGGCGGTTCGAGGAGCCCCTGCCATCGGCGTTGCCGCTGCCTATGGGATGGCCCTTGCTGCTATGGCGGGAGAGGATCTCTTCCGTGCACGGGATCGTCTTATGGCGACCCGACCGACGGCGGTGAACCTCCGATGGGTATTGGATCGTATGGACGCATTAGTCCGTTCGGGCGTCTCATCTGATCGAATGCTTCAGGAAGCTGTGGCAATCCATGAGGAGGATAGACGTGTCAATCGCTCCATCGGCGCGCATGGCGAGTCCCTGATTTCCGATGGAGCAACCGTGATCACTCATTGTAACGCCGGAGCCATCGCCACCGCTGGCTGGGGCACAGCCTTGGGTGTTCTCCGATCCTGTGCCGAGGCGGGAAAGAATATCACGATCTATGCCGACGAGACCAGACCCAGGTTTCAGGGGGGGCTGACTGCGTGGGAGTTGATGGAGGATGGGTTCGATGTGACGGTGATAACCGATGGGATGGCGGCCTGGCTCATGAGGACCCGGGAGATTCACGCCGTGATCGTCGGAGCCGACCGTATCGCTGCCAACGGCGATACAGCCAACAAGATCGGGACCTACTCTCTTTCCCTGGTCGCCAAAGCCCACGAAGTGCCTTTTTACGTAGCGGCTCCTCTGAGTACCATGGATTTGTCTTTACCCTCGGGAGAGACTATCCCGATCGAGGAACGGTCAGGGGAGGAGATACGCCGTCCATGGGGGCACTCCATGCTCCCTTCGTCGGTTTCGGTGTGGAATCCCGGTTTTGATGTGACACCAGCGGGGAACATAACCGCTATAGTGACCGAAGCGGGTGTCTTGCGCCCACCCTATGAAGACTCAATTGCCACTTGCATTACGGGCAATGTGTAG
- the xseA gene encoding exodeoxyribonuclease VII large subunit, with product MSTPESGILDVDGLSKRIKKAVESCLGMSKVAVQGEIVELKHHTSGHCYFTLAGRESRIAGVLFRSDASNVIRWPRPGDHVVVGGRVSTYPQRGIYQLYARRLFPLGQGAASRAREELRQKLMDDGLFDPKRKRALPAFPEKIACVTSMTGAALRDVAAVMSSRCPWVELVLIPALVQGAEAPDEIVRALEQVLISDVDGVLLVRGGGSRGDLNPFDQEDVIRAIARCPVPVVVGVGHEIDETLSDMVADRRAATPSEAAELISPDRLAVTFLLDQKAARLKRVLEEDVTMAAQRLARTASAMPQIVERRIDTDRQKVDHMAQLLLSGARRTVELAASELSRFSAVLDGLSPLAVLGRGYVACQDNEGKPVIRTADLEPGARLSLGFSDGTALCVVDTVEPREGRAYGS from the coding sequence ATGAGCACACCTGAGTCAGGCATCCTGGACGTCGACGGTCTGTCCAAGAGGATCAAAAAGGCCGTTGAGTCCTGTCTTGGGATGTCCAAGGTGGCTGTTCAAGGCGAGATCGTCGAGTTGAAGCATCATACCAGCGGTCACTGTTATTTCACCTTAGCTGGTCGAGAGAGCAGAATCGCCGGGGTGCTCTTTCGTTCGGATGCCTCAAACGTGATCCGCTGGCCTCGTCCCGGCGATCATGTGGTTGTCGGCGGTCGGGTTTCGACATACCCTCAGCGGGGTATCTATCAACTGTACGCTCGGCGCCTTTTCCCTCTGGGACAGGGAGCAGCATCCCGAGCCAGGGAGGAGCTCAGGCAGAAGCTCATGGATGATGGGTTATTTGACCCGAAAAGAAAGAGGGCCCTTCCTGCTTTTCCGGAGAAGATCGCCTGCGTGACCTCTATGACTGGGGCTGCCCTTCGAGATGTTGCTGCTGTCATGAGTTCCCGCTGCCCCTGGGTTGAACTGGTGCTTATCCCCGCTCTGGTTCAAGGGGCCGAGGCGCCCGACGAGATCGTTCGGGCTTTGGAACAGGTCCTGATATCTGATGTCGACGGAGTGCTCCTGGTTCGAGGGGGAGGCAGTCGAGGCGACCTGAACCCTTTCGATCAGGAAGATGTGATTCGGGCTATTGCGCGTTGTCCTGTACCCGTGGTGGTCGGTGTCGGCCATGAGATCGACGAGACCTTGTCGGACATGGTCGCCGATCGTCGAGCTGCCACTCCATCGGAGGCGGCGGAACTCATCAGTCCTGATCGACTTGCCGTCACGTTCTTGCTGGATCAGAAAGCTGCTCGTCTCAAACGAGTCCTGGAGGAAGATGTGACGATGGCGGCCCAACGGCTGGCTCGAACGGCTTCTGCTATGCCTCAAATCGTGGAGAGACGAATTGACACTGACCGTCAAAAGGTCGACCATATGGCCCAGCTGCTTCTCTCTGGCGCTCGTCGGACTGTGGAGTTGGCTGCATCGGAGCTGAGCCGCTTCTCCGCCGTTCTGGACGGGCTGTCTCCCTTGGCCGTTCTGGGACGGGGCTATGTCGCCTGTCAGGACAACGAGGGGAAGCCCGTGATCAGAACCGCCGACCTTGAGCCCGGAGCTCGTCTGTCTCTGGGCTTCTCCGACGGAACGGCTCTGTGTGTTGTGGATACCGTTGAGCCAAGAGAGGGGAGGGCCTATGGTTCCTGA